One window from the genome of Pyrus communis chromosome 16, drPyrComm1.1, whole genome shotgun sequence encodes:
- the LOC137719813 gene encoding receptor-like protein EIX2 translates to MGPYFPKWLQSQNEYSYLDISDAGIVDILPSWFWGMTRNVEIIILSHNRIGEVFTNLTVNFANYPEVHLSSNQIEGQIPATLSQASYLDLSNNNISGSISFLCANAAMRLRFLNLSYNNISRELPECLTHSNLVMLDLSSNALSGKIPTTIGSLFGIETLKLRSNEFVGELPLSLKNCKSLMVLDLADNQLSGSIPKWLGASFRNLVILMLSSNHFNGSLPSQLCDLIYIQILDVSVNNISGGIPNCLKKLTTLAQKGNSFLTVQHAYSRIADQPSSWEDLYEDDEIFIWKGSMRVCRNTLGLVRSIDFSSNRLTGEIPSEISRLVGLVSLNLSRNQLTGQITPDIGKLESLDSLDLSRNHIVGRIPTSLARISRLGVLDLSHNNLVGKIPTGTQLQSFDPSVYAGNPQLCGPPLQNLCDIKEMGPDQVSNEEDKDDQLTRYGFYISMGLGFFVGFWGVCGSLIFIRGWRYIYFKFLNSLNDWLYVRVVLIKRKLTDA, encoded by the coding sequence ATGGGTCCGTATTTTCCGAAATGGCTTCAATCTCAGAATGAGTATTCATACCTCGATATTTCTGATGCTGGAATTGTGGATATCCTTCCAAGCTGGTTTTGGGGTATGACTCGTAACGTGGAAATTATCATTCTTTCCCATAACCGAATTGGAgaagtgtttacaaatttgacaGTGAATTTTGCAAATTATCCTGAAGTGCATTTGAGTTCGAACCAAATTGAAGGTCAAATTCCCGCTACTCTATCACAAGCATCATATTTGGATCTCTCTAATAATAACATTTCAGGGTCCATTTCTTTCTTGTGTGCAAATGCAGCTATGCGTTTACGTTTTCTTAATCTCTCATACAACAATATCTCTAGAGAACTTCCAGAATGCTTGACACATAGCAATCTCGTCATGCTTGATTTGAGTTCCAATGCTCTTTCGGGAAAAATTCCTACCACGATAGGCTCCTTGTTTGGGATCgaaacattgaaattaagaAGCAATGAGTTTGTGGGAGAGTTGCCTTTATCCTTGAAGAATTGCAAGAGTTTAATGGTCCTTGATCTTGCAGATAACCAGTTGTCGGGTTCAATACCTAAATGGTTGGGGGCTAGCTTTCGGAACTTGGTTATCCTAATGCTTTCCTCTAATCACTTCAATGGAAGCTTGCCCTCGCAACTATGTGATCTAATATACATTCAAATTTTGGATGTCTCTGTGAACAACATATCTGGAGGAATACCGAATTGCCTAAAAAAGTTGACCACTCTGGCTCAGAAAGGAAATTCATTTCTAACCGTCCAACATGCTTACTCGAGAATTGCTGATCAACCATCATCCTGGGAGGATCTTTATGAGGACGATGAAATCTTCATATGGAAAGGAAGCATGCGGGTTTGCAGGAATACTTTGGGGCTTGTGAGAAGTATTGATTTCTCAAGCAATAGATTGACTGGGGAGATTCCGAGCGAAATCAGTCGTCTTGTTGGCTTGGTTTCTTTAAACCTTTCTAGAAACCAACTTACAGGTCAAATTACTCCAGACATTGGAAAATTGGAGTCCTTGGATTCACTCGATTTGTCGAGAAATCATATAGTCGGAAGAATTCCAACAAGCCTTGCTCGGATAAGTCGTCTTGGTGTCTTGGACTTGTCACACAACAACTTGGTTGGAAAGATTCCAACTGGCACCCAGCTCCAAAGTTTTGATCCCTCTGTTTATGCTGGAAATCCACAGCTCTGTGGACCTCCACTTCAAAATCTGTGTGATATCAAAGAAATGGGTCCAGATCAAGTTAGTAACGAAGAAGACAAGGATGATCAGCTTACACGCTACGGATTTTATATCAGCATGGGGCTCGggttttttgttggattttgggGAGTTTGTGGAAGTCTGATATTCATAAGGGGATGGAGGTACATATACTTCAAGTTCTTGAATTCGCTGAATGATTGGCTTTATGTGCGGGTAGTGTTGATCAAGCGGAAATTAACGGATGCTTAA
- the LOC137719956 gene encoding serine/threonine-protein kinase BSK3-like isoform X1 has product MGVQCSKLIPCCLNSHTMAAVLEAPDIDDEEKSKVDNLPAFCEFTFEQLKNATSGFAVEYTLSEQVEKAPNVDYKGKLENQKRIAVKRFNRMTWPECSAIFGWQSRNIRLCLIEKSTDGKSYSTNLAFTPPEYIRTGRVTQECAIYRFGLS; this is encoded by the exons ATGGGGGTTCAATGCTCCAAACTCATACCATGTTGCTTGAATTCACATACGATGGCAGCGGTTCTCGAAGCTCCTGACATTG ATGATGAGGAGAAGAGCAAGGTTGACAACTTGCCTGCATTTTGTGAATTCACGTTTGAGCAACTTAAAAATGCGACATCTGGTTTTGCTGTCGAGTACACTCTGTCTGAGCAAGTAGAGAAGGCTCCAAATGTTGATTATAAAGGGAAACTCGAAAATCAGAAGAGAATTGCTGTTAAGCGCTTCAATAGGATGACCTGGCCTGAATGCTCGGCAATTTTTG GATGGCAATCCCGGAATATCCGCCTTTGCCTGATTGAAAAAAGTACGGATGGGAAGAGTTATAGTACAAATCTGGCATTTACTCCTCCTGAATATATTAGGACTG GGAGAGTAACACAAGAATGTGCAATATATAGATTTGGACTCTCTTGA
- the LOC137719956 gene encoding serine/threonine-protein kinase BSK3-like isoform X2 — protein MGVQCSKLIPCCLNSHTMAAVLEAPDIDDEEKSKVDNLPAFCEFTFEQLKNATSGFAVEYTLSEQVEKAPNVDYKGKLENQKRIAVKRFNRMTWPECSAIFGWQSRNIRLCLIEKSTDGKSYSTNLAFTPPEYIRTDPLFCRESNTRMCNI, from the exons ATGGGGGTTCAATGCTCCAAACTCATACCATGTTGCTTGAATTCACATACGATGGCAGCGGTTCTCGAAGCTCCTGACATTG ATGATGAGGAGAAGAGCAAGGTTGACAACTTGCCTGCATTTTGTGAATTCACGTTTGAGCAACTTAAAAATGCGACATCTGGTTTTGCTGTCGAGTACACTCTGTCTGAGCAAGTAGAGAAGGCTCCAAATGTTGATTATAAAGGGAAACTCGAAAATCAGAAGAGAATTGCTGTTAAGCGCTTCAATAGGATGACCTGGCCTGAATGCTCGGCAATTTTTG GATGGCAATCCCGGAATATCCGCCTTTGCCTGATTGAAAAAAGTACGGATGGGAAGAGTTATAGTACAAATCTGGCATTTACTCCTCCTGAATATATTAGGACTG ATCCCTTGTTTTGCAGGGAGAGTAACACAAGAATGTGCAATATATAG
- the LOC137719956 gene encoding serine/threonine-protein kinase BSK3-like isoform X3, translating into MGVQCSKLIPCCLNSHTMAAVLEAPDIDDEEKSKVDNLPAFCEFTFEQLKNATSGFAVEYTLSEQVEKAPNVDYKGKLENQKRIAVKRFNRMTWPECSAIFGIYWHIKHHIYLINEGYVMLELVDALYHDLNAYRILFNEDGNPGISAFA; encoded by the exons ATGGGGGTTCAATGCTCCAAACTCATACCATGTTGCTTGAATTCACATACGATGGCAGCGGTTCTCGAAGCTCCTGACATTG ATGATGAGGAGAAGAGCAAGGTTGACAACTTGCCTGCATTTTGTGAATTCACGTTTGAGCAACTTAAAAATGCGACATCTGGTTTTGCTGTCGAGTACACTCTGTCTGAGCAAGTAGAGAAGGCTCCAAATGTTGATTATAAAGGGAAACTCGAAAATCAGAAGAGAATTGCTGTTAAGCGCTTCAATAGGATGACCTGGCCTGAATGCTCGGCAATTTTTG GGATATATTGGCATATTAAGCATCacatttatttaataaatgagGGCTACGTTATGTTAGAACTTGTGGATGCGCTTTATCACGACCTCAATGCTTACAGAATTTTATTCAATGAG GATGGCAATCCCGGAATATCCGCCTTTGCCTGA